A part of Pseudomonadota bacterium genomic DNA contains:
- a CDS encoding malate dehydrogenase — protein sequence MKNDLKEDALRYHREGRPGKIEIGITKPCATQRDLSLAYTPGVAEPCREIERDPAAAYDYTARGNLIAVITNGTAVLGLGDIGPLAGKPVMEGKALLFKRFADVDAFDIEVDEKDPARLIQIVKSLEPTFGGINLEDIKAPECFEIERQLIEAMDIPVFHDDQHGTAIITTAGLMNALEITGRKASDVRVVFSGAGAAAVACARMIESLGVPVDNIYMCDRRGLITHDRAEQEPWRGRYAKKSKPMDLAACMKGADVFVGLSAGGIVSKEMVRSMAARPIIFAMANPDPEIMPEDARAAAPEAIIATGRSDYPNQINNVLGFPFIFRGALDVRARRISEGMKMAAARSLAALAREPVSRSICEAYKVGSIEFGPDYIIPKPLDPRVLLWEAPAVAAAATEEGLARRPKGNVESYCKELAERLKIAR from the coding sequence ATGAAAAACGACCTCAAGGAAGACGCCCTGCGCTATCACCGTGAGGGAAGACCCGGCAAGATCGAGATCGGCATCACCAAGCCCTGCGCCACCCAGCGCGACCTCTCGCTCGCGTACACGCCGGGCGTGGCCGAGCCGTGCCGCGAGATCGAGCGCGACCCCGCGGCCGCATACGACTACACCGCGCGCGGAAACCTGATCGCCGTGATCACCAACGGCACCGCGGTGCTGGGCCTCGGCGACATCGGGCCGCTCGCGGGCAAGCCGGTGATGGAGGGCAAGGCGCTCCTCTTCAAGCGCTTCGCCGACGTGGACGCGTTCGACATAGAGGTGGACGAGAAGGACCCTGCCAGACTGATTCAGATCGTGAAGTCGCTGGAGCCCACCTTCGGCGGCATCAACCTCGAGGACATAAAGGCGCCCGAGTGCTTCGAGATCGAGAGGCAGCTCATCGAGGCGATGGACATCCCGGTCTTCCACGACGACCAGCACGGCACCGCTATCATCACCACCGCGGGCCTCATGAACGCGCTCGAGATTACGGGCAGGAAGGCGTCGGACGTGAGGGTCGTGTTCTCGGGCGCCGGCGCTGCCGCTGTCGCGTGCGCGCGCATGATCGAGTCGCTCGGCGTGCCCGTGGACAACATTTACATGTGCGACCGCAGGGGGCTCATCACGCATGACCGTGCGGAGCAGGAGCCGTGGCGCGGCCGGTACGCGAAGAAATCAAAGCCGATGGACCTTGCCGCGTGCATGAAGGGAGCGGACGTGTTCGTGGGTCTGTCCGCCGGCGGGATCGTGTCAAAGGAGATGGTGCGCTCGATGGCAGCGCGGCCCATCATCTTCGCGATGGCGAATCCGGACCCGGAGATCATGCCCGAGGATGCGCGTGCGGCCGCGCCGGAGGCGATCATCGCCACCGGCCGCTCCGACTATCCGAACCAGATCAACAACGTGCTGGGCTTCCCCTTCATCTTCCGCGGGGCGCTGGACGTGCGCGCGCGAAGGATCAGCGAGGGGATGAAGATGGCGGCTGCCCGCTCGCTCGCAGCGCTCGCCAGGGAGCCGGTTTCCAGGTCCATATGCGAAGCGTACAAAGTGGGCAGCATCGAGTTCGGCCCTGACTACATCATCCCCAAGCCCCTCGACCCGCGCGTGCTGCTCTGGGAGGCGCCCGCTGTCGCTGCCGCGGCCACCGAAGAGGGCCTCGCCCGCAGACCGAAGGGCAACGTCGAATCCTATTGCAAGGAGCTGGCTGAGAGACTCAAGATTGCCCGCTGA
- a CDS encoding ChaN family lipoprotein gives MARSPRAELLAIQKRLWRWNRELIDHSILVKEPGFASYERAYKRAVARHLKPVDHEEMIEAVLRSEVIYVGDYHTCNQSQRSFLRILKAVVRRDKRFALGMELLHKRHQEVLDRYLDGRISEATFLKRIKLKEHWVFDLWENFKPLFDFCRYHGVRMYAIDAAPSGSDVRARDAASARLLARIVKSNPGKRLFVLIGDLHIAPLHLPADLSRELAKAGLRRRSLSLYENSEAIYWRLAERGLDDRVEVVLLPDGNYCRMHTPPVVCQRSYLNWLEHEEGEIDYADAKSSFLEIVDRICEFLKVRLGKERDEVEVFTCGDLSFLKKLSESGKFAKREIETIKRQILASESYYIARTRFVYLANLSLNHAAEEASHFIKSVCSGEEKPREVVDAFYANILHEGLGFFGSKIINHKRKCYHERDFENLLAYFQSVRVPRERMLEHETAALVTEYKRMERKGRALAYTDIFRSRMDLFLAVTHALGYMLGDRLYYGLVGGRVKKADIRELFCDPWEDEGAPVEAYMRIFRKVRGVRIPKRM, from the coding sequence ATGGCACGATCCCCTCGCGCAGAGCTGCTCGCCATACAGAAGAGGCTCTGGCGCTGGAACAGGGAGCTGATCGACCACTCGATCCTCGTCAAGGAGCCCGGCTTCGCCTCCTACGAGCGCGCCTACAAGCGCGCGGTGGCGCGGCATCTCAAGCCCGTGGACCACGAGGAGATGATAGAGGCGGTCCTTCGCTCCGAGGTGATCTACGTCGGCGACTACCACACCTGCAACCAGTCGCAGCGTTCATTCCTGCGGATCCTCAAGGCCGTGGTCCGGCGCGACAAGCGCTTCGCGCTGGGAATGGAGCTTCTGCACAAGAGGCACCAGGAGGTGCTCGACCGCTATCTCGACGGCCGCATCTCCGAGGCCACATTCCTCAAGAGGATCAAGCTCAAGGAGCACTGGGTCTTCGACCTGTGGGAGAACTTCAAGCCGCTCTTCGATTTCTGCCGCTACCACGGCGTGCGCATGTACGCCATAGACGCCGCCCCCTCGGGCTCCGACGTGCGCGCGCGCGACGCCGCGTCCGCGAGGCTGCTGGCGCGCATCGTGAAGTCGAACCCGGGCAAGCGCCTCTTCGTTCTCATCGGCGACCTGCACATCGCCCCGCTCCATCTGCCGGCCGACCTCTCGCGCGAGCTGGCGAAGGCCGGTCTCAGGAGGAGGAGCCTCTCCCTCTACGAGAACAGCGAGGCGATCTACTGGAGGCTCGCTGAGAGGGGGCTGGACGACAGGGTGGAGGTGGTTCTTTTGCCCGACGGCAACTACTGCCGCATGCACACCCCTCCGGTCGTCTGCCAGCGGAGCTACCTCAACTGGCTGGAGCACGAGGAGGGCGAGATCGACTATGCGGACGCGAAGTCGAGCTTTCTGGAGATCGTGGACCGGATCTGCGAGTTCCTGAAGGTGAGGCTGGGAAAGGAGAGGGACGAGGTCGAGGTCTTCACCTGCGGCGACCTCTCCTTCCTCAAAAAGCTGAGCGAGAGCGGAAAGTTCGCGAAGCGGGAGATCGAGACGATCAAGCGGCAGATACTCGCCAGCGAGAGCTACTACATCGCGAGGACGAGGTTCGTTTATCTGGCCAACCTCTCGCTCAACCACGCGGCCGAGGAGGCCTCGCACTTCATAAAGAGCGTGTGCTCGGGGGAGGAGAAGCCGAGGGAGGTGGTGGACGCCTTCTACGCGAACATCCTGCACGAGGGGCTGGGCTTCTTCGGCTCCAAGATCATAAACCACAAGCGCAAGTGCTACCACGAGCGCGACTTCGAGAACCTGCTCGCCTATTTCCAGAGCGTGCGGGTGCCAAGGGAGCGGATGCTCGAGCACGAGACCGCGGCCCTGGTCACCGAGTACAAGAGGATGGAGAGGAAAGGCCGCGCGCTCGCCTACACCGATATCTTCCGGAGCCGCATGGACCTCTTCCTCGCGGTGACCCACGCGCTCGGCTACATGCTCGGCGACAGGCTCTACTACGGGCTCGTGGGGGGCAGGGTGAAGAAGGCGGACATCCGAGAGCTCTTCTGCGATCCATGGGAGGATGAGGGCGCCCCGGTCGAGGCGTACATGAGGATCTTCCGCAAGGTTCGCGGGGTGAGGATACCGAAGAGGATGTGA